A genomic segment from Pseudomonas sessilinigenes encodes:
- a CDS encoding MFS transporter gives MPSPEPLLLRHHRPFIAFWIARIFTASGFQMLTVAIGWNLYQLTGNVLDLGLVGLVEFAPRVLFMLHTGHVADRYDRRRVAAICQSLQALIALSLAIGSLTDSVTREMIFILAFLLGGARSFEMPTTQALLPSIVPAALFPRAVAAAQSAQQSATIVAPALGGLLYAFGSAWVYGPTVILYVIACLLMLNLPARQAALNKSKATLDSLLAGIRFIRSRPDILGAISLDLFAVLLGGATALLPVFAKDILLTGPWGLGLLRSAPAVGALLMSLWLARFSVERKVGRVMFTAVGVFGVATIAFGLSTSFWFSLAVLVVLGAADMISMVIRASFVQLETPDEMRGRVSAVNGLFIGASNQLGEFESGLTAHWFGTVPAVVLGGVGTLVVTGTWIKLFPTLARRDRMHEPQTEPTRAG, from the coding sequence ATGCCCAGCCCAGAACCTTTGCTGCTCCGTCACCACCGCCCGTTCATCGCTTTCTGGATAGCCCGGATCTTCACCGCCAGTGGCTTCCAGATGCTCACCGTGGCCATTGGCTGGAATCTCTACCAACTGACCGGGAACGTCCTCGACCTGGGCCTGGTGGGGCTGGTGGAGTTCGCCCCACGGGTGCTGTTCATGCTGCACACCGGGCACGTGGCCGACCGCTACGACCGGCGCCGCGTGGCCGCCATCTGCCAGTCGCTGCAAGCCTTGATCGCCCTGTCCCTGGCCATCGGCAGCCTGACCGACAGCGTCACCCGGGAAATGATCTTCATCCTGGCCTTCCTGCTCGGGGGCGCGCGCTCCTTCGAGATGCCCACCACCCAGGCCCTGCTGCCAAGCATCGTGCCCGCCGCGCTGTTTCCCAGGGCAGTGGCCGCCGCGCAATCCGCCCAACAGTCGGCCACCATCGTCGCCCCGGCCCTGGGCGGCTTGCTCTATGCCTTCGGCAGCGCCTGGGTCTATGGCCCGACCGTGATCCTGTACGTGATCGCCTGCCTGTTGATGCTCAACCTGCCTGCCCGCCAGGCCGCCCTGAACAAAAGCAAGGCCACCCTCGACTCGCTGCTGGCAGGCATTCGCTTCATCCGCAGCCGCCCGGATATCCTCGGGGCCATTTCCCTGGACCTGTTCGCCGTATTGCTCGGTGGCGCCACCGCGCTGTTGCCGGTATTCGCCAAGGACATCCTGCTGACCGGCCCCTGGGGCCTGGGCCTGCTGCGTTCGGCGCCGGCGGTGGGTGCCTTGCTGATGTCGCTGTGGCTGGCGCGCTTCAGTGTCGAGCGCAAGGTCGGGCGGGTGATGTTCACCGCCGTCGGGGTGTTCGGCGTGGCAACCATCGCCTTCGGCCTGTCCACCTCGTTCTGGTTCTCTTTGGCAGTGCTGGTGGTATTGGGCGCGGCGGACATGATCAGCATGGTGATCCGCGCCTCCTTCGTACAACTGGAAACCCCGGATGAAATGCGCGGTCGGGTCAGCGCGGTGAACGGCCTGTTCATCGGCGCCTCGAACCAGCTGGGGGAGTTCGAGTCCGGGCTAACGGCCCACTGGTTCGGCACCGTGCCGGCGGTGGTGCTGGGCGGGGTCGGTACGCTGGTGGTGACCGGGACCTGGATCAAGCTGTTCCCGACCCTGGCCAGGCGCGACCGGATGCACGAGCCGCAAACGGAGCCAACCCGGGCGGGTTAG
- a CDS encoding cytochrome ubiquinol oxidase subunit I, whose product MFGLEALDLARIQFAFTISFHILFPAITIGLASYLAVLEGLWLKTHDDTYRDLYHFWSKIFAVNFGMGVVSGLVMAYQFGTNWSRFSDFAGSVTGPLLTYEVLTAFFLEAGFLGVMLFGWNKVGRKLHFFSTVMVAIGTLISTFWILSSNSWMQTPQGYEIVNGQVIPVDWLAVIFNPSFPYRLAHMAVAAFVATAFFVGSSAAWHLLRGRDNPAIRRMLSMAMWMALIVAPVQAVIGDFHGLNTLKHQPAKIAAIEGHWENVGNEPTPLILFGWPDMRAEKTKFAVEIPYLGSLILTHSLDKQVPALKEFPPEDRPNSTIVFWSFRIMVGLGMLMIFTGLWSLWLRKRDNLYTSRPFLYLALWMGPSGLIAILAGWFTTEIGRQPWVVYGLMRTADASSGHSLVQMSITLALFVVVYFALFGVGIGYMMRLVRKGPVTNEGAETSHGGPGRKRTPARPLSAADDDDHSTSLNKGN is encoded by the coding sequence ATGTTCGGTTTAGAGGCTCTTGATCTCGCCCGAATCCAGTTCGCATTCACCATCTCGTTCCACATCCTGTTCCCGGCGATCACCATCGGCCTGGCGAGCTACCTGGCGGTGCTCGAGGGCTTGTGGCTCAAGACCCACGACGATACCTACCGCGATCTCTACCACTTCTGGTCGAAGATCTTCGCCGTCAACTTCGGCATGGGCGTGGTGTCCGGCCTGGTGATGGCCTACCAGTTCGGCACCAACTGGAGTCGATTCTCCGATTTTGCCGGGTCTGTCACCGGCCCCTTGCTCACCTACGAGGTGCTGACGGCGTTCTTCCTGGAGGCCGGCTTCCTTGGGGTAATGCTGTTCGGCTGGAACAAGGTCGGGCGCAAGCTGCACTTCTTCTCCACGGTCATGGTGGCTATCGGCACCCTGATCTCGACTTTCTGGATCCTCTCGTCCAACAGCTGGATGCAGACTCCACAGGGCTATGAAATCGTCAATGGCCAGGTGATCCCGGTGGATTGGCTGGCAGTGATCTTCAACCCGTCCTTCCCCTATCGCCTGGCGCACATGGCCGTTGCCGCGTTCGTGGCCACGGCGTTCTTCGTCGGCTCCTCGGCGGCCTGGCACTTGCTGCGCGGGCGGGACAACCCGGCGATCCGGCGCATGCTCTCCATGGCCATGTGGATGGCCCTGATCGTGGCTCCGGTACAGGCTGTGATCGGCGACTTCCATGGCCTCAACACCCTCAAGCACCAGCCTGCGAAGATTGCCGCCATCGAAGGCCACTGGGAAAACGTCGGCAATGAGCCGACCCCGCTGATTCTCTTCGGCTGGCCGGACATGAGGGCCGAGAAAACCAAGTTCGCCGTGGAAATCCCTTACCTGGGCAGCCTGATCCTCACCCACTCCCTGGACAAGCAGGTGCCGGCGCTCAAGGAGTTCCCGCCCGAGGACCGGCCCAACTCGACCATCGTCTTCTGGTCGTTCCGGATCATGGTCGGCCTGGGCATGCTGATGATCTTCACCGGCCTGTGGAGCCTCTGGCTGCGTAAGCGTGACAACCTCTACACCTCGCGGCCGTTCCTGTACCTGGCGTTGTGGATGGGACCGTCCGGCCTGATCGCGATCCTCGCGGGCTGGTTCACCACCGAGATCGGTCGCCAGCCCTGGGTGGTCTACGGCCTGATGCGCACCGCCGATGCATCTTCCGGGCATAGCCTGGTGCAGATGAGCATCACCCTGGCGTTGTTCGTGGTGGTGTATTTCGCGCTGTTCGGCGTGGGTATCGGCTACATGATGCGCCTGGTACGCAAGGGACCTGTGACCAACGAAGGCGCCGAGACCAGCCACGGTGGCCCTGGCCGCAAACGCACGCCGGCCCGTCCGCTCTCCGCGGCCGACGATGACGACCACAGCACCAGCCTGAACAAGGGGAATTGA
- the cydB gene encoding cytochrome d ubiquinol oxidase subunit II, with the protein MGIDLPLLWAVIIIFGIMMYVVMDGFDLGIGILFPFVKDSRDRDVMMNTVAPVWDGNETWLVLGGAALFGAFPLAYSVVLSALYMPLILMLVGLIFRGVAFEFRFKAKEAKRHIWDKAFIGGSAAATFFQGVALGAFIDGLPVVNRQFAGGSMDWLTPFTLFCGLALVVAYALLGCTWLIMKTEGKLQLQMHDLARPLAFVLLAVIGVVSIWTPLAHAEIAARWFTLPNLFWFLPVPILVLVTLYGLLRAVARNAHYTPFLLTLVLIFLGYSGLGISLWPNIVPPSISIWDAAAPPQSQGFMLVGTLFIIPFILGYTFWSYYVFRGKVTHEDGYH; encoded by the coding sequence ATGGGTATCGATCTTCCGCTGCTCTGGGCCGTGATTATCATCTTCGGCATCATGATGTACGTGGTCATGGACGGGTTCGACCTGGGGATCGGGATTCTCTTCCCGTTCGTCAAGGACAGCCGCGACCGTGACGTAATGATGAACACCGTCGCCCCGGTCTGGGACGGCAACGAGACCTGGCTGGTACTGGGCGGGGCGGCGCTGTTCGGCGCCTTCCCGCTGGCCTACTCGGTGGTGCTCTCGGCGCTGTACATGCCGCTGATCCTGATGCTGGTGGGGCTGATCTTCCGTGGCGTGGCTTTCGAGTTCCGCTTCAAGGCCAAGGAAGCCAAGCGCCATATCTGGGACAAGGCCTTTATCGGCGGCTCCGCGGCGGCCACCTTCTTCCAGGGCGTGGCCCTGGGGGCTTTCATCGATGGCCTGCCAGTGGTCAACCGCCAGTTCGCCGGCGGCTCGATGGACTGGCTGACGCCCTTCACCCTGTTCTGCGGCCTGGCGCTGGTGGTGGCCTATGCCTTGCTCGGTTGCACCTGGCTGATCATGAAGACCGAAGGCAAGCTGCAGCTGCAGATGCACGACCTGGCGCGGCCGTTGGCCTTCGTCCTGCTGGCGGTGATCGGCGTGGTCAGTATCTGGACGCCCCTGGCCCATGCCGAGATCGCCGCGCGCTGGTTCACCCTGCCGAACCTGTTCTGGTTCCTGCCGGTGCCGATCCTGGTGCTGGTGACCCTGTACGGGCTGCTCCGGGCCGTGGCGCGCAACGCTCACTACACGCCGTTCCTGCTGACCCTGGTACTGATCTTCCTCGGCTACAGCGGCCTGGGCATCAGCTTGTGGCCGAACATCGTGCCGCCGTCGATCTCCATCTGGGACGCCGCCGCACCGCCGCAGAGCCAGGGCTTCATGCTGGTGGGCACCTTGTTCATCATTCCGTTCATCCTGGGATACACCTTCTGGAGCTACTACGTGTTCCGCGGCAAGGTCACCCACGAGGACGGCTATCACTAG
- a CDS encoding DUF2474 domain-containing protein → MAGKHSLQEIEEAEKKPLWQRLGWLAMIWGGSVLALFLVASLMRMFMNAAGLTTH, encoded by the coding sequence ATGGCTGGTAAACATTCATTGCAGGAAATCGAAGAAGCCGAGAAGAAGCCGCTCTGGCAGCGCCTGGGTTGGCTGGCCATGATCTGGGGCGGTAGCGTCCTGGCCCTGTTCCTGGTGGCCAGCCTGATGCGCATGTTCATGAACGCCGCGGGCCTGACCACGCACTGA
- a CDS encoding methyltransferase has translation MPLLASPFAQLDLIRQPEQQNEPLQAFDAADEYLLNHLAEQQPAEESRVLVLNDSFGALAASLLGKVRVTSSGDSYLGALALEKNLARNGLSFDALRVVPASEPLNGPFDRVLIRVPKTLALLEEQLIRLQGQLAPGAQVVAAAMIKHLPRAAGDLLERYVGPVQASLAVKKARLLIATVEARTPLASPYPTRYRLDKPAIELLNHANVFCREGLDIGTRAFLPHLPQNLGNARVADLGCGNGVLAIASALDNPQARYTLVDESFMAVQSARENWQALLGEREAVIRPGDGLAGQEPQSLDVVLCNPPFHQQQVVGDFLAWRMFQQAREALVVGGALYIVGNRHLGYHSKLARLFRGVEQVAATPKFVILKARK, from the coding sequence ATGCCCCTGCTTGCCAGCCCCTTCGCCCAGCTCGACCTGATCCGCCAGCCCGAACAGCAGAACGAGCCGCTGCAAGCCTTCGACGCGGCAGACGAATACCTGCTCAACCACCTGGCCGAGCAGCAACCGGCCGAGGAGAGCCGCGTGCTGGTGCTCAACGACAGCTTCGGGGCCCTGGCCGCGAGCCTGCTGGGCAAGGTCCGGGTCACCAGCAGCGGTGATTCCTACCTCGGGGCCCTGGCACTGGAGAAGAACCTGGCACGCAATGGCCTGTCCTTCGATGCCCTGCGCGTGGTACCGGCCAGCGAGCCGCTGAATGGTCCTTTCGACCGGGTCCTGATCCGCGTGCCCAAGACCCTGGCGCTGCTGGAAGAACAACTGATCCGCCTGCAAGGCCAACTGGCGCCCGGGGCACAGGTGGTCGCCGCAGCCATGATCAAGCACCTGCCGCGGGCTGCCGGCGATCTGCTGGAGCGCTACGTCGGCCCGGTCCAGGCGTCGCTGGCGGTGAAGAAAGCCCGCCTGCTGATCGCCACCGTTGAGGCCAGGACGCCGCTGGCATCGCCCTACCCAACCCGCTATCGCCTGGACAAGCCGGCCATCGAGCTGCTCAACCACGCCAACGTGTTCTGCCGCGAAGGCCTGGATATCGGTACCCGCGCCTTCCTCCCGCACCTGCCACAGAACCTGGGCAATGCCCGGGTCGCTGACCTGGGCTGCGGTAACGGCGTACTGGCCATCGCCAGCGCCCTGGACAATCCACAAGCCCGCTACACCCTGGTGGATGAGTCGTTCATGGCCGTGCAGTCGGCCCGGGAGAACTGGCAGGCGCTGCTTGGCGAGCGCGAAGCCGTGATCCGTCCCGGCGACGGCCTGGCCGGCCAGGAGCCGCAATCCCTGGACGTGGTGCTGTGCAACCCGCCGTTCCACCAGCAGCAGGTGGTGGGCGACTTCCTTGCCTGGCGTATGTTCCAGCAAGCCCGGGAAGCCCTGGTGGTGGGCGGTGCGCTGTACATCGTCGGCAACCGCCACCTGGGCTATCACAGCAAGCTGGCCCGCTTGTTCCGCGGTGTTGAACAGGTGGCGGCCACACCCAAGTTCGTGATCCTCAAGGCCCGCAAGTAA
- a CDS encoding ferredoxin--NADP reductase has translation MTASEEKYTRQTLLDVQPLTPSLFTLRTTRDPGFRFRSGQFARLGVAKADGTTVWRAYSMVSSPFDEFLEFFSIVVPGGEFTSELSRLEVGDRLMVDRQAFGYLTLDRFVDGRDLWLLSTGTGIAPFLSILQDFEVWEKFERIILVYSVREAKELAYQQLLAELPQREYLAEVAHKLQFISTVTREQHPGSLNGRITQLIENGELERAAGLELSPEHSRVMLCGNPQMIDDTRALLKQRGMNLSLSRRPGQVAVETYW, from the coding sequence ATGACTGCCAGTGAAGAAAAGTACACCCGCCAGACCCTGCTCGATGTCCAGCCGTTGACCCCCAGCCTGTTCACCCTGCGCACCACCCGGGACCCGGGTTTTCGCTTCCGTTCCGGCCAGTTCGCCCGCCTCGGGGTGGCCAAGGCCGATGGCACTACGGTGTGGCGCGCCTACTCCATGGTGTCTTCGCCGTTCGATGAGTTTCTCGAGTTCTTTTCCATCGTGGTACCCGGTGGGGAGTTCACCAGTGAATTGAGTCGCCTGGAAGTGGGCGACAGACTGATGGTGGATCGCCAGGCCTTCGGTTACCTGACCCTGGACCGTTTCGTCGATGGGCGTGACCTCTGGCTGTTATCCACAGGCACTGGTATTGCGCCATTCCTGTCGATCCTGCAGGACTTCGAAGTCTGGGAGAAATTCGAGCGGATCATCCTGGTCTACAGCGTGCGCGAGGCCAAGGAGCTGGCCTACCAGCAACTGCTCGCCGAGTTGCCCCAGCGCGAGTACCTGGCTGAAGTTGCCCACAAGCTGCAGTTCATCAGCACCGTTACCCGCGAACAGCATCCGGGCAGCCTCAACGGGCGCATTACCCAGTTGATCGAGAACGGTGAGTTGGAGCGTGCGGCGGGTCTGGAACTGAGTCCTGAACACTCTCGGGTGATGCTCTGCGGCAACCCACAGATGATCGACGACACCCGGGCCCTGCTCAAGCAGCGGGGCATGAACCTGAGCCTGAGCCGACGCCCGGGACAGGTGGCAGTGGAAACCTATTGGTAG
- the mscL gene encoding large-conductance mechanosensitive channel protein MscL produces the protein MGVLSEFKAFAVKGNVVDMAVGIIIGAAFGKIVSSFVGDVVMPPIGLLVGGVNFADLAVTLKAAAGDAPAVVLAYGKFIQSIIDFIIIAFAIFMGVKVINRLKREEAVAPAEPPVPTQEEVLLTEIRDLLKAQNDKS, from the coding sequence ATGGGCGTGTTAAGTGAGTTCAAGGCCTTCGCGGTCAAAGGTAATGTGGTCGATATGGCCGTCGGTATCATCATCGGCGCCGCATTCGGCAAGATCGTCTCCTCCTTTGTCGGTGACGTGGTCATGCCACCCATCGGGCTGCTGGTCGGAGGGGTGAATTTCGCCGACCTGGCCGTCACCCTCAAGGCGGCCGCAGGCGATGCACCGGCGGTCGTTCTGGCCTACGGCAAATTCATCCAGAGCATCATCGACTTCATCATCATCGCCTTTGCCATCTTCATGGGCGTGAAGGTGATCAACCGCCTGAAGCGCGAAGAAGCCGTGGCACCAGCGGAGCCGCCGGTTCCGACCCAGGAAGAGGTCCTGCTGACCGAGATCCGTGACCTGCTCAAGGCCCAGAACGACAAGTCCTGA
- the katB gene encoding catalase KatB — protein MTASLGLGSLSQRSVLGVLAASMLSLSVQAATLTRDNGAAVGDNQNSQTAGATGPVLLQDVQLIQKLQRFDRERIPERVVHARGTGAHGTFTVTDNLSDLTRAKVFAAGEVTPVFVRFSAVVHGNHSPETLRDPRGFATKFYTADGNWDLVGNNFPTFFIRDAIKFPDMVHAFKPDPRTNLDDDSRRFDFFSHVPEATRTLTELYSNSGTPASYREMDGNGVHAYKLVNAKGEVHYVKFHWKSLQGVKNLDPEQVVEVQGRDYSHMTHDLVSHINKGDFPKWDLYVQVVKPEDLAKFDFDPLDATKIWPGIAERKVGQMVLNRNPANVFQETEQVAMAPANLVPGIEPSEDRLLQGRVFSYADTQMYRLGANALQLPINAPKVAVNNGNQDGAMNLGHTSSGVNYQPSRLLPREEPQDARYSQLALAGSTQQAKIQREQNFKQAGDLYRSYSKKERQDLIESFGQSLADTDDESKHIMLSFLYKADPEYGTGVAKVAKGDLARVKALAAKLVD, from the coding sequence ATGACTGCTTCTCTTGGCCTCGGGAGTCTTTCCCAGCGAAGCGTACTGGGCGTACTCGCCGCCAGTATGCTGTCCCTTTCCGTACAGGCCGCCACGCTGACCCGCGACAATGGCGCGGCGGTGGGCGACAACCAGAACTCGCAGACCGCAGGCGCCACTGGGCCGGTGCTGTTGCAGGATGTTCAGCTGATCCAGAAGCTCCAGCGCTTCGACCGCGAGCGTATTCCCGAGCGGGTGGTGCATGCTCGCGGTACCGGCGCCCATGGCACTTTCACCGTCACTGACAACCTCAGCGACCTGACCCGGGCCAAGGTGTTCGCCGCTGGCGAGGTGACTCCGGTGTTCGTGCGTTTCTCGGCGGTGGTGCATGGCAACCATTCACCGGAAACCCTGCGTGACCCACGGGGTTTTGCCACCAAGTTCTACACGGCGGACGGCAACTGGGACCTGGTGGGCAACAACTTCCCGACCTTCTTCATTCGTGATGCCATCAAGTTCCCGGACATGGTCCATGCATTCAAGCCTGATCCGCGTACCAACCTGGACGATGACTCGCGACGTTTCGATTTCTTCTCCCATGTTCCCGAAGCCACTCGCACTTTGACCGAGCTGTATTCAAATTCCGGGACCCCGGCCAGTTATCGAGAAATGGACGGTAATGGCGTGCATGCCTACAAGTTGGTCAATGCCAAGGGCGAAGTGCACTACGTGAAGTTCCATTGGAAGAGTCTGCAAGGGGTGAAGAATCTCGATCCTGAACAAGTGGTCGAGGTACAAGGGCGCGATTACAGTCATATGACCCATGACTTGGTATCCCACATTAATAAAGGGGACTTTCCCAAGTGGGACTTGTATGTCCAGGTAGTGAAACCCGAAGACTTGGCCAAGTTCGACTTCGACCCGCTTGATGCTACCAAGATCTGGCCCGGCATCGCCGAGCGCAAGGTCGGGCAGATGGTGCTCAATCGTAATCCGGCCAATGTCTTCCAGGAGACCGAGCAGGTCGCCATGGCTCCGGCCAACCTGGTACCGGGTATCGAGCCTTCGGAAGATCGCCTGCTGCAAGGCCGGGTGTTCTCCTATGCCGATACCCAGATGTACCGGTTGGGAGCCAATGCCCTGCAACTGCCGATCAACGCACCGAAGGTGGCGGTGAACAATGGCAACCAGGACGGTGCCATGAACCTGGGGCACACCAGCAGTGGAGTCAACTACCAGCCCAGCCGCCTGCTGCCTCGCGAAGAGCCACAGGACGCGCGCTACAGCCAGCTAGCGCTGGCGGGCAGCACCCAGCAGGCGAAGATCCAGCGTGAGCAGAACTTCAAGCAGGCCGGCGACTTGTACCGTTCCTACAGCAAGAAGGAGCGCCAGGACCTGATCGAGAGCTTTGGCCAGTCCTTGGCCGACACCGACGACGAGAGCAAGCACATCATGCTGTCGTTCCTTTATAAGGCCGATCCGGAGTACGGCACTGGCGTGGCCAAGGTGGCCAAGGGCGATCTGGCCCGCGTCAAGGCCCTGGCCGCCAAACTGGTGGACTGA
- a CDS encoding ankyrin repeat domain-containing protein, which produces MRLFISLLLAACSLGAYAEQPGPADPVAVKVQLASYYFDAARRGDVEILDTFIQAGYSLDTRDEKGYTALILAAYHGQGAAVERLLAAGADACAQDLRGNTALMGAIFKGEVRIARRLMAADCSPDQRNAAGQTAAMYAGLFKRTELLQALAAKGADLEAEDPLGNSATRLASGQIRTATPR; this is translated from the coding sequence ATGCGCCTGTTCATTTCACTGCTGCTGGCCGCCTGCTCCCTGGGGGCTTATGCGGAACAACCGGGCCCCGCCGACCCGGTAGCGGTCAAGGTCCAGCTGGCCAGCTACTATTTCGATGCCGCTCGCCGCGGCGATGTCGAGATCCTCGATACCTTCATCCAGGCCGGTTACTCCCTCGATACCCGTGACGAGAAGGGTTATACCGCGTTGATCCTGGCCGCCTATCACGGCCAGGGAGCGGCGGTGGAGCGCCTGCTGGCCGCCGGTGCCGACGCTTGCGCCCAGGACCTGCGTGGCAACACCGCCCTGATGGGGGCGATCTTCAAGGGTGAGGTGCGGATTGCCCGGCGCCTGATGGCAGCCGATTGCAGCCCCGACCAGCGTAACGCTGCGGGCCAGACGGCAGCCATGTATGCCGGCCTGTTCAAGCGCACCGAACTGCTCCAGGCCCTGGCGGCCAAGGGCGCCGATCTTGAGGCCGAGGATCCGCTGGGCAACAGCGCCACGCGCCTGGCCAGTGGGCAGATCCGCACGGCTACGCCGCGCTGA
- the radA gene encoding DNA repair protein RadA: protein MAKAKRMYGCTECGSTFPKWAGQCGECGAWNTLTETMIESGGAAAPAGRTGWAGQQAQIKTLAEVSVEEIPRFSTASGELDRVLGGGLVDGSVVLIGGDPGIGKSTILLQTLCNIAMRMPALYVTGEESQQQVAMRARRLGLPQDQLRVMTETCIETIIATARVEKPKVMVIDSIQTIFTEQLQSAPGGVSQVRESAALLVRYAKQSGTAIFLVGHVTKEGALAGPRVLEHMVDTVLYFEGESDGRLRLLRAVKNRFGAVNELGVFGMTDRGLKEVSNPSAIFLTRAQEEVPGSVVMATWEGTRPMLVEVQALVDDSHLANPRRVTLGLDQNRLSMLLAVLHRHGGIPTHDQDVFLNVVGGVKVLETASDLALMAAVMSSLRNRPLPHDLLVFGEVGLSGEVRPVPSGQERLKEAAKHGFKRAIVPKGNAPKEPPAGLKIIAVTRLEQALDALFE from the coding sequence ATGGCCAAGGCCAAGCGCATGTACGGCTGCACCGAGTGCGGTTCCACCTTTCCCAAATGGGCCGGGCAATGCGGTGAATGCGGTGCCTGGAACACCCTGACCGAGACCATGATCGAAAGCGGCGGTGCCGCGGCTCCCGCTGGGCGTACGGGCTGGGCCGGGCAGCAGGCGCAGATCAAGACCCTGGCCGAGGTCAGCGTCGAGGAAATCCCGCGTTTCTCCACTGCATCCGGCGAACTCGACCGGGTGCTCGGCGGCGGCCTGGTGGATGGCTCGGTGGTGCTGATCGGCGGTGATCCGGGGATCGGCAAGTCGACCATCCTCCTGCAGACCTTGTGCAACATCGCTATGCGCATGCCGGCGCTGTATGTCACTGGCGAGGAATCCCAGCAGCAGGTGGCGATGCGCGCCCGGCGCCTGGGCCTGCCCCAGGACCAGCTGCGGGTGATGACCGAAACCTGCATCGAGACCATCATTGCCACGGCCCGGGTAGAGAAGCCCAAGGTGATGGTGATCGACTCCATCCAGACCATCTTCACCGAACAGCTGCAATCGGCCCCGGGCGGTGTATCCCAGGTACGCGAGAGTGCTGCCTTGCTGGTGCGTTATGCCAAGCAGAGCGGCACGGCGATCTTCCTGGTCGGCCACGTGACCAAGGAAGGCGCCCTGGCCGGTCCGCGGGTGCTGGAGCACATGGTGGATACGGTGCTGTATTTCGAAGGCGAGTCCGATGGGCGCCTGCGCCTGTTGCGGGCGGTGAAGAACCGCTTCGGCGCGGTCAACGAGCTTGGCGTGTTCGGCATGACCGATCGTGGCTTGAAGGAGGTCTCCAACCCATCGGCGATCTTCCTCACCCGGGCCCAGGAGGAGGTGCCGGGCAGCGTGGTCATGGCCACTTGGGAAGGCACCCGGCCTATGCTGGTGGAGGTCCAGGCGCTGGTGGATGACAGCCACCTGGCCAACCCGCGCCGGGTGACCCTGGGCCTGGACCAGAACCGCTTGTCCATGCTGCTGGCAGTATTGCACCGCCACGGCGGTATCCCGACCCACGACCAGGATGTGTTCCTCAACGTGGTGGGCGGGGTCAAGGTCCTGGAGACCGCGTCCGACCTGGCGTTGATGGCGGCGGTGATGTCGAGCCTGCGCAACCGGCCGTTGCCCCATGACCTGCTGGTGTTCGGCGAGGTGGGCCTGTCCGGCGAGGTGCGTCCGGTGCCCAGTGGCCAGGAGCGCTTGAAGGAAGCGGCCAAGCACGGCTTCAAGCGGGCCATCGTGCCCAAGGGCAATGCGCCGAAGGAGCCGCCGGCAGGGCTGAAGATCATCGCCGTGACCCGCCTGGAGCAGGCATTGGATGCACTTTTCGAATAA
- a CDS encoding PilZ domain-containing protein — translation MSEQHDDRRRFKRIAFDARTELSQGTYRWPVQLLDLSLKGLLIERPTPWMGDPKRPFEADIHLGQDADVRMDVQLAHDNNGQLGFVCLHIGLESIEHLRRLIELNLGDPEELERELGALIDI, via the coding sequence ATGAGCGAGCAACACGACGACCGCCGACGCTTCAAACGTATCGCCTTCGATGCCAGGACCGAGCTCAGCCAAGGCACCTACCGCTGGCCAGTCCAGTTGCTGGACCTGTCCCTCAAGGGCTTGCTGATCGAACGCCCCACACCCTGGATGGGTGACCCCAAGCGCCCTTTCGAGGCCGACATCCACCTGGGCCAGGACGCCGACGTGCGCATGGATGTGCAATTGGCCCATGACAACAATGGCCAACTGGGCTTCGTCTGCCTGCACATCGGCCTGGAATCCATCGAGCACCTGCGGCGCCTGATCGAGCTGAACCTGGGCGACCCCGAGGAGCTGGAGCGCGAGCTGGGCGCGCTGATCGATATCTGA